In the genome of Coregonus clupeaformis isolate EN_2021a chromosome 1, ASM2061545v1, whole genome shotgun sequence, one region contains:
- the si:dkey-76k16.6 gene encoding glycine N-acyltransferase → MEQLNEKQLKTVETQLKELFPQSQQVYGYIFQINRVKSDPIQVFVDRWPEFNVILCKPLREKVTTCTSLCYEEMVMAVASERKVPGNKVAVCHMMTLQDPSRLPPVESEIESTISSLDESHTDLVNKTWKFGNAEHSVRMIRNMIRHYPSCCVLDAESQQPIAWVLIYPSCAMGMLYTLQEHRGQGLAKALVSSMSRRLYAQGYPVYCFIEEENTLSYSLFTNLGFTEDPQYRAAWFDFNSL, encoded by the exons ATGGAGCAACTGAATGAAAAGCAGCTGAAGACTGTTGAGACCCAACTGAAAGAGCTATTTCCTCAGTCGCAGCAG GTTTACGGTTATATTTTCCAGATAAACAGAGTTAAGTCTGACCCGATTCAGGTTTTTGTGGACCGCTGGCCAGAATTCAATGTCATTCTCTGCAAACCACTACGTGAGAAGGTAACTACAT GCACCAGTCTTTGCTATGAGGAGATGGTGATGGCGGTGGCTTCTGAGAGAAAGGTGCCAGGGAATAAAGTAGCTGTGTGTCACATGATGACACTCCAGGATCCATCCCGCCTTCCACCTGTAGAAAG TGAAATTGAATCAACGATATCCTCACTAGACGAATCCCACACTGATCTAGTCAACAAAACCTGGAAGTTCGGGAACGCGGAGCACAGTGTCCGGATGATCCGGAACATGATCCGGCACTACCCGTCCTGCTGTGTGCTGGATGCAGAGAGCCAGCAGCCCATAGCCTGGGTTCTGATCTACCCCTCCTGTGCCATGG GTATGTTGTACACCCTGCAggagcacagaggacagggtctGGCCAAAGCCCTGGTCAGCAGCATGTCCAGGAGGCTCTATGCTCAGGGCTACCCAGTGTACTGCTTCATTGAGGAGGAGAACACACTGTCCTACAGCCTCTTCACCAACCTGGGCTTTACTGAGGACCCTCAATACAGGGCTGCATGGTTCGACTTTAACAGTTTGTGA